Proteins encoded within one genomic window of Leptolyngbya sp. FACHB-261:
- a CDS encoding glycosyltransferase family 4 protein: MLQRGHLLHLIAPEGSQSEQIPLLPVPGKSQVFAQNQTRETPILMPENSVLANMWELVRQVQSEYDLIVNFAYDWLPFYLTPFLDKPMAHLVSMGSLSDALDQIIERVAKGYPGSIGVYTRTQAETFAFADLCRPLSSGLDLSLYDFNPVPESRLCWIGRIAPEKGLEDAAAAAQATGITLDILGKLQDEAYWQQIQQEFAGAPLHYVGFLPTLELQQVVRRARALVMTPKWIEAFGNVAIEALACGVPVIAYRRGGPAEIVDPGRTGWLVEPDSVEGLVQAIGQIDQLERQACRTQAEQEYSLSALGDRFEQWFAAVLAAREKTQGS; encoded by the coding sequence TTGCTGCAACGCGGTCACTTGCTGCACCTGATTGCGCCCGAAGGTTCGCAGTCGGAGCAGATTCCATTGCTGCCAGTCCCTGGCAAGTCACAGGTTTTTGCCCAGAACCAGACGCGGGAAACCCCGATTCTGATGCCTGAGAACTCGGTGCTGGCCAACATGTGGGAGTTGGTGCGCCAGGTCCAATCGGAGTATGACTTAATCGTCAACTTCGCCTACGATTGGCTGCCCTTTTACCTGACGCCCTTTCTCGACAAACCGATGGCCCATCTGGTCAGTATGGGGTCGCTGAGCGATGCCCTCGACCAGATCATTGAGCGAGTGGCCAAAGGCTACCCCGGCAGTATTGGTGTTTACACGCGCACCCAGGCCGAGACCTTCGCCTTTGCCGACCTCTGTCGCCCCTTAAGTAGTGGCTTAGATCTCAGCCTGTACGACTTCAATCCCGTACCGGAATCGCGCCTGTGCTGGATCGGCAGGATCGCACCTGAGAAGGGCCTGGAAGACGCCGCCGCCGCTGCTCAAGCGACTGGGATAACGCTCGATATCCTCGGCAAGCTACAGGACGAGGCTTACTGGCAGCAGATCCAGCAGGAATTTGCTGGAGCCCCATTGCACTACGTGGGATTCTTGCCGACCCTGGAATTGCAGCAAGTCGTGCGCCGCGCTCGGGCATTGGTGATGACACCGAAATGGATCGAAGCGTTTGGCAACGTCGCCATTGAAGCCCTTGCCTGTGGGGTACCTGTGATCGCCTACCGACGAGGTGGACCCGCTGAGATTGTCGATCCAGGTCGTACAGGTTGGCTCGTTGAACCCGATAGCGTTGAGGGACTGGTGCAGGCGATTGGTCAAATCGACCAGCTCGAACGCCAGGCTTGTCGAACTCAGGCCGAACAGGAATACTCGCTCTCGGCGCTGGGTGATCGGTTTGAGCAGTGGTTTGCAGCGGTGCTGGCCGCGCGAGAAAAAACTCAAGGGTCATAG
- a CDS encoding methyltransferase domain-containing protein, which yields MGFYSQVIFPRLMDWSMSGSGLARYRQEVLAEVRGDVLEIGFGTGLNLPYYPPDVQEITVIDPNAGMSALAQKRISHSNIQVHRQVLKGEELPMPDASFDSVVSTWTLCSIADLDRALQQIYRVLKPGGKFFFVEHGLSDDPKVQVWQNRLTPVQKIVADGCHLNRNMQQLVESQGFKLLKLERFYAEDLPKFIGYLYKGIAVKPG from the coding sequence GTGGGATTTTATTCGCAGGTTATTTTTCCCCGCTTGATGGACTGGTCCATGTCTGGGTCTGGGTTGGCTCGGTACCGCCAAGAAGTTTTGGCCGAGGTGCGGGGTGATGTTTTAGAAATCGGTTTTGGCACCGGCTTAAATCTGCCCTACTACCCACCTGACGTTCAGGAAATTACGGTCATTGACCCCAATGCAGGCATGTCTGCACTCGCCCAAAAACGGATTTCCCATTCTAATATCCAGGTCCATCGTCAGGTTCTGAAAGGTGAAGAGCTACCGATGCCGGATGCCAGCTTTGATAGTGTAGTGAGCACCTGGACCCTCTGCAGTATTGCTGACCTTGACCGAGCCCTACAACAGATTTATCGAGTGCTCAAACCGGGCGGCAAATTCTTTTTTGTGGAACATGGTTTGAGCGATGACCCTAAGGTTCAGGTCTGGCAAAATCGTTTGACCCCTGTCCAAAAAATCGTCGCTGATGGCTGTCATCTCAACCGCAACATGCAACAATTAGTCGAAAGTCAGGGATTCAAATTGCTCAAACTAGAGCGTTTTTATGCTGAAGACTTGCCTAAATTTATTGGCTATTTATACAAAGGTATCGCAGTAAAGCCTGGTTAA
- a CDS encoding DUF1080 domain-containing protein, protein MGSPAEVKGEGQGRGNSGVFLMERYEVQVLDSYDNKTYYHGQAGAIYKQPAPLVNASRKPGGWQSYDIIFKAPKFDEQGKVTERARITVLHNRVLIQNHVEIYGNTWHGPALYLAHKARAPFKLQEHADLVRYRNIWIRPL, encoded by the coding sequence ATGGGCTCTCCCGCTGAAGTTAAGGGAGAAGGTCAAGGGCGTGGCAACAGTGGTGTTTTCTTGATGGAACGCTACGAAGTGCAAGTGCTCGATTCGTATGACAACAAGACCTACTATCACGGTCAAGCGGGGGCAATTTATAAACAGCCTGCTCCTCTGGTCAATGCCAGCCGCAAACCGGGCGGATGGCAGAGCTACGACATCATCTTCAAGGCTCCAAAGTTCGATGAACAAGGCAAAGTAACCGAACGAGCCCGGATCACCGTGCTACACAATCGTGTGTTAATTCAGAACCATGTGGAAATATACGGCAACACCTGGCACGGACCAGCACTCTACCTTGCGCATAAGGCCAGAGCCCCTTTTAAATTACAGGAGCACGCTGATCTAGTCAGGTATCGCAATATCTGGATCAGACCCTTGTAA
- a CDS encoding family 16 glycoside hydrolase has product MQDLGLFPPPHNEPPIVTPGKTDSSPPTDAIVLFNGRDLFQWRSVNGGEAKWQVKDGYLEVVPNTGDIATQKEFGDCQLHIEWALPLKLREKVKGVATVVFS; this is encoded by the coding sequence ATGCAAGACCTTGGCCTTTTTCCCCCGCCTCACAACGAACCCCCCATCGTTACACCGGGCAAAACTGACAGTAGTCCACCCACTGACGCTATTGTGCTATTTAATGGTCGGGATTTGTTCCAGTGGCGTAGTGTCAACGGCGGTGAAGCGAAATGGCAGGTTAAAGATGGCTACTTAGAAGTTGTACCCAATACGGGAGACATCGCCACTCAGAAAGAGTTTGGCGACTGTCAGTTGCATATTGAATGGGCTCTCCCGCTGAAGTTAAGGGAGAAGGTCAAGGGCGTGGCAACAGTGGTGTTTTCTTGA
- a CDS encoding phage tail protein — protein MSEPFIGEIRLFAGNFAPRGWAFCDGQLLPLAQSTALFSILGTTYGGNGKTTFALPDLRGRVPIHAGTGSGLSPYELGQAGGQEQVMLTVAELPTHSHDVSVNSKKANQLEPVGHILAEAERRKIYSTGNPDATMHSATIANTGHSQPHENRQPYLALHYIIALEGFFPPQP, from the coding sequence ATGTCTGAGCCGTTCATTGGTGAAATTCGATTATTTGCAGGCAACTTTGCCCCTAGAGGTTGGGCCTTCTGCGATGGGCAACTCCTGCCCCTTGCTCAAAGCACTGCTCTATTTTCTATTTTGGGCACGACCTATGGAGGCAACGGAAAAACCACTTTTGCTCTGCCAGACCTCCGAGGTCGCGTGCCAATCCATGCAGGCACTGGGTCAGGTCTTAGCCCCTATGAGCTAGGGCAAGCGGGCGGACAAGAGCAAGTCATGTTGACGGTTGCCGAGTTGCCAACTCATAGCCATGATGTGTCTGTCAATAGCAAGAAGGCCAATCAACTGGAGCCAGTTGGGCACATTCTTGCTGAAGCGGAACGACGCAAAATCTACAGCACAGGCAATCCAGATGCGACCATGCATTCAGCCACAATTGCCAACACCGGTCACAGCCAACCTCACGAAAACCGGCAACCGTACCTCGCTTTGCATTACATCATTGCCTTAGAAGGTTTCTTTCCACCGCAACCCTAG
- a CDS encoding VOC family protein — protein MHKSRLAGLIIDCQTENLDQAVEFWSQALGYAIKPSTAPEDQNYVPFATKPEDLHIEVQKVEHPSRVHIDIETDDIEAEVRRLEQLGAKRLRQVQTWWVMEAPTGHRFCVVRPQRANFAEEANQWQG, from the coding sequence ATGCATAAGAGTCGACTCGCCGGTTTGATCATTGACTGCCAAACTGAAAACCTCGATCAAGCTGTGGAGTTTTGGAGCCAGGCATTAGGCTACGCCATTAAGCCTTCAACAGCGCCAGAAGACCAAAACTATGTGCCTTTCGCAACCAAACCAGAGGACTTACACATCGAAGTTCAGAAGGTAGAGCATCCCAGCAGAGTTCATATTGACATCGAAACAGATGACATCGAAGCAGAAGTTCGGCGGCTAGAACAGCTGGGAGCAAAACGTCTTCGGCAGGTGCAAACTTGGTGGGTGATGGAAGCTCCTACTGGCCATCGATTCTGTGTCGTTCGCCCTCAGCGAGCGAACTTTGCTGAGGAAGCAAATCAATGGCAAGGGTAG
- a CDS encoding DMT family transporter: MDILPVILAILGGVVVTLQSQFMSVMDQKLGTLESVFITYSGGGVVAALVMLGTNWGNLRAWQNVPWYAFSSGLLGLFIVATIGYIAPRLGLATGFTLMVASQFILAALIDQFGLLGAIPHPLETTKLLGLGILLIGVWLIVR, from the coding sequence ATGGACATTCTTCCAGTAATTCTAGCGATTCTGGGAGGAGTCGTGGTCACATTACAGAGCCAGTTCATGAGTGTGATGGATCAAAAACTGGGCACTCTCGAAAGTGTCTTCATCACTTACTCGGGTGGTGGCGTAGTTGCGGCTTTAGTCATGCTTGGGACAAATTGGGGAAATTTGCGAGCCTGGCAGAATGTCCCCTGGTATGCTTTCAGCTCTGGGCTATTGGGACTATTCATCGTTGCTACCATCGGGTACATAGCACCTCGATTAGGATTGGCAACAGGGTTTACTTTAATGGTAGCCTCACAGTTTATATTAGCTGCCTTGATCGATCAATTCGGTCTACTAGGTGCAATTCCGCATCCTCTAGAAACCACAAAATTGCTAGGCTTGGGAATATTGTTAATAGGGGTGTGGTTGATTGTGCGCTAA
- a CDS encoding type 1 glutamine amidotransferase domain-containing protein gives MKILMVLTSHDRLGDTGKKTGFWLEEFAAPYYVFKDAGAEITLASPQGGQPPLDPKSDEPDSQTEATIRFKQDTEAQTALGNTLKLSSVSGEDYDAIFYPGGHGPLWDLSEDKDSIALIEAMYVAGKPVAAVCHAPSVLRNTKTHEGSPLIEGKSVTGFSNTEEAAVGLTDVVPFLLEDELKKSGGKYSKAENWQPYVVSDGNLITGQNPASSEAGAKAVLQQLSIASS, from the coding sequence ATGAAAATACTGATGGTGTTAACATCGCATGACAGACTCGGTGATACTGGCAAAAAAACGGGATTTTGGTTGGAGGAGTTTGCGGCTCCTTATTATGTATTTAAAGATGCAGGTGCCGAGATTACACTGGCTTCTCCCCAAGGTGGACAGCCGCCCCTTGATCCTAAAAGTGACGAACCCGATTCCCAAACCGAGGCAACTATTCGTTTCAAGCAAGATACAGAGGCACAAACAGCCCTAGGTAACACCCTTAAGCTATCAAGTGTGTCGGGTGAGGATTACGATGCTATATTTTATCCCGGTGGTCACGGGCCTTTGTGGGACCTGTCTGAGGATAAAGATTCCATAGCTTTAATCGAAGCCATGTATGTTGCGGGCAAGCCTGTAGCTGCCGTTTGCCATGCTCCTAGTGTGTTGCGCAATACCAAAACTCATGAGGGATCTCCCCTAATTGAAGGTAAGTCTGTAACTGGCTTTTCGAACACGGAAGAAGCAGCTGTTGGTTTGACTGATGTTGTGCCATTTCTCCTTGAGGACGAGCTGAAAAAGAGCGGCGGCAAATATTCAAAGGCAGAGAACTGGCAGCCCTATGTCGTTAGCGACGGCAATTTGATTACAGGCCAGAATCCGGCGTCATCTGAAGCAGGAGCAAAGGCAGTCTTGCAACAGCTAAGTATCGCTTCCTCATGA
- a CDS encoding HNH endonuclease: MNLEGKELGELFRLADEIGGKRYHRLTPQDFEDYRRFDYWRYVSGDFECGTTQESKDWVKDHSDWDCPICEKSYSKTGGKTIDHKLPRAQYPWLSLNFENLWVICRACNQRKGDMHWYEYEHYMFTRYPVLYLAVKSARPSKLLRSLNDQTNPETIR, translated from the coding sequence ATGAATCTTGAGGGGAAGGAACTTGGGGAACTATTTAGGCTCGCGGACGAAATTGGTGGTAAGCGATATCACAGATTAACTCCTCAAGATTTTGAAGACTACAGGAGATTCGATTACTGGCGCTATGTGAGCGGTGACTTTGAGTGTGGAACAACCCAGGAGAGTAAGGATTGGGTAAAAGACCACTCCGACTGGGATTGCCCAATTTGTGAGAAAAGCTACTCTAAAACTGGCGGTAAGACTATCGATCACAAACTACCCAGGGCACAGTATCCTTGGTTGTCACTGAACTTCGAAAATTTGTGGGTGATTTGCAGGGCCTGTAACCAAAGAAAAGGGGATATGCATTGGTATGAGTATGAGCATTATATGTTCACTCGATATCCCGTACTCTATCTTGCTGTGAAATCTGCACGTCCTAGTAAACTACTTCGATCCCTAAACGATCAAACAAACCCTGAGACCATCCGTTAA
- a CDS encoding SDR family NAD(P)-dependent oxidoreductase, with amino-acid sequence MIISSVNDLVSKPFLAVYSASKGAVVILTKEVALDDAKQKVWYKVLCIGFAAWRLLPLKQLNDLSRFRTGGVNPHRNITKIE; translated from the coding sequence ATCATAATCTCTAGTGTCAATGATTTGGTCTCTAAACCTTTCTTGGCGGTGTATTCTGCCTCGAAAGGAGCCGTTGTTATACTAACCAAAGAAGTTGCGCTAGACGATGCGAAGCAAAAAGTTTGGTACAAGGTGCTTTGTATAGGTTTTGCTGCCTGGAGATTACTGCCTCTGAAGCAACTGAATGATCTCAGTAGATTTAGGACAGGTGGAGTCAACCCACACCGCAATATCACTAAGATTGAATGA
- the blaOXA gene encoding class D beta-lactamase, whose translation MNSRIRNWVRVVQSRSRFLSLSKPAGRILHLSIAAFLTLACIAAVLFQSIQVASTLPALKVQPSSTEVAQSNANREIDFSRHFRDLNVEGSILIQDLKNNRTYQHNPNRNSTAFLPSSTFKILNSLISLETGVISDEAAVLTWDGIQRKVPAWNRDLNMREAIKLSAIWFYQVLARRVGYEQMQKWVAQLGYGNRRIGGKDDIDKFWLEGELRITPQEQIQFLRRLYNNDLPFSERSFSLVKDIMIMEKTPDYTIRGKTGWVGFADDVMPKIGWYVGYLEKGENTYFFATNIDIRSEKDPAARLELTRRCFKDLAVL comes from the coding sequence ATGAATTCTAGAATCAGAAATTGGGTGAGAGTAGTTCAATCCCGCTCACGATTTCTTTCCCTATCGAAGCCTGCGGGTCGAATCCTTCATTTGTCTATTGCTGCTTTTCTAACCTTGGCTTGTATAGCTGCCGTCTTGTTTCAGTCTATACAGGTAGCTTCAACGCTCCCAGCTCTAAAGGTTCAACCTTCTAGTACGGAAGTCGCTCAATCAAACGCTAATCGAGAAATCGATTTTTCAAGGCACTTTCGAGACTTGAACGTAGAAGGCTCTATCCTAATCCAGGATTTGAAGAATAATCGGACTTATCAACATAACCCCAATCGAAATTCAACCGCTTTTTTACCTTCATCAACATTCAAGATTCTCAATTCTCTAATCTCGTTGGAGACTGGAGTCATTTCAGATGAAGCTGCCGTTTTAACCTGGGATGGAATTCAAAGAAAGGTTCCTGCCTGGAACCGAGACTTGAATATGAGAGAGGCAATCAAGCTTTCCGCCATTTGGTTTTATCAAGTGCTAGCTCGTCGAGTGGGCTACGAGCAAATGCAAAAATGGGTAGCTCAATTAGGCTACGGCAATCGAAGAATTGGTGGTAAGGATGACATTGACAAATTCTGGTTAGAGGGAGAACTTCGCATCACACCTCAAGAGCAAATTCAGTTTCTTCGCCGTCTCTACAATAACGATTTACCCTTCTCTGAGAGATCTTTCTCCCTTGTCAAAGACATTATGATTATGGAGAAAACTCCAGACTACACAATCCGAGGTAAGACAGGTTGGGTAGGGTTTGCGGATGATGTAATGCCGAAAATTGGATGGTACGTCGGCTATTTGGAGAAAGGCGAAAATACTTACTTTTTTGCCACTAATATTGACATTCGCAGTGAGAAAGATCCAGCCGCTCGTCTAGAATTGACACGTCGCTGCTTTAAGGATCTTGCAGTGCTGTGA
- a CDS encoding MarR family winged helix-turn-helix transcriptional regulator translates to MNADPVDAILAQWQRERPDLDVSPMGIIGRMGRLAKYLDRAIQETFSDFGLNAGEFDVLATLRRSGQPYQLSPTELFNTLMVSSGTMTHRIDRLEQADLVERIPVSSDRRGMLVQLTDKGFNLIEKAVEAHVVNEHRLLSVLEEAERKALTQLLRKFLISFEK, encoded by the coding sequence ATGAATGCCGATCCAGTTGATGCGATTTTGGCTCAATGGCAGAGAGAGCGCCCTGACTTGGATGTATCGCCAATGGGCATTATTGGCAGGATGGGGCGACTGGCCAAATACTTAGACCGAGCGATTCAAGAGACATTTTCAGACTTTGGCTTGAATGCTGGAGAATTTGATGTGCTGGCTACACTGCGCCGCTCTGGTCAGCCGTACCAACTTTCGCCGACCGAGCTATTCAACACCTTGATGGTTTCGTCTGGTACGATGACGCATCGTATTGACCGCTTAGAACAAGCGGACCTTGTGGAGCGCATTCCTGTTTCAAGCGATCGTCGAGGGATGCTGGTTCAATTGACCGATAAAGGTTTCAACCTGATTGAAAAAGCAGTTGAGGCTCATGTTGTTAATGAGCATCGTCTCCTTAGCGTCCTAGAGGAAGCGGAACGTAAAGCTCTAACCCAATTGCTGCGCAAGTTTTTAATTTCGTTTGAGAAGTAG
- a CDS encoding EamA family transporter, translating to MKTATVRLSNILLTALAPMTWGTTYVVATELLPPNHPLLVASLRSLPIGILLTAWLRQLPKGIWWWRILILGSLNIGIFQALLFIAAYRLPGGVAATAGAIQPLLVVLFSWTILKENPSKLSIVAAIAGFVGVGLLVLGPTARLDSVGIVAAIAGAATMGLGTVLVKRWKRPVSLLVFTAWQLAVGGIVLLPIALVIEGPITHLSTTNLLGFVYLGLVGTGVAYALWFRGIDKLKASAVACLGLMSPVVATLIGFVLLHQTFTPIQLIGIAIVLMSVLIGQGRGRLRQRSSNTFKARFKK from the coding sequence ATGAAGACAGCTACTGTTCGCCTGTCTAATATTCTGCTGACTGCTCTAGCACCGATGACTTGGGGAACGACTTATGTTGTGGCAACTGAGCTCCTGCCGCCCAACCATCCACTATTGGTGGCTTCCTTACGTTCCCTGCCGATTGGTATTCTACTGACAGCATGGTTGAGACAACTGCCTAAAGGTATTTGGTGGTGGCGTATTTTGATCTTGGGCAGCCTCAATATCGGAATCTTTCAGGCGCTATTATTTATAGCTGCTTATCGCCTTCCAGGTGGCGTTGCTGCAACAGCAGGCGCGATCCAGCCTTTATTAGTCGTATTGTTTTCCTGGACAATATTGAAAGAGAACCCGTCTAAGCTGTCTATTGTGGCAGCAATTGCTGGCTTTGTAGGTGTCGGGTTACTGGTTCTCGGCCCTACTGCGCGCCTTGATAGTGTTGGCATTGTTGCCGCGATCGCTGGAGCCGCAACAATGGGTCTAGGAACGGTACTAGTCAAACGGTGGAAACGCCCAGTTTCTCTACTTGTCTTTACAGCGTGGCAGTTAGCAGTTGGCGGAATCGTTTTGCTGCCAATTGCTCTAGTGATTGAAGGACCAATCACTCATCTCTCAACAACCAATCTGTTGGGCTTTGTTTATTTGGGCTTAGTCGGGACTGGAGTTGCTTATGCACTTTGGTTCCGGGGAATCGATAAACTCAAAGCATCGGCTGTTGCATGTTTGGGGTTAATGAGCCCTGTTGTCGCAACACTCATTGGATTCGTCTTACTACACCAAACATTTACGCCAATTCAACTCATTGGGATTGCGATTGTGCTGATGAGTGTTTTGATCGGACAAGGACGTGGTCGATTACGCCAACGCTCATCTAATACTTTCAAAGCACGGTTCAAAAAATGA
- a CDS encoding LysR substrate-binding domain-containing protein: MAFQKPPDDLVQHNCLILNAQRTTLNQWRLKHKLEIREISVRGNLEINSGAALYQSVLTGLGIGRIAAALAEDDLKTGRLIRLLTDYEDDNDGGIYAIFPRHRYLLPKVRVFIDFLGNEQQNRHD; the protein is encoded by the coding sequence ATGGCATTCCAAAAACCCCCTGATGATTTGGTGCAGCACAACTGTCTGATATTAAATGCACAAAGGACAACACTCAATCAATGGCGCTTGAAACATAAATTAGAAATACGAGAAATCAGCGTGCGGGGAAATCTTGAGATCAACAGTGGAGCCGCGTTATATCAATCTGTGTTAACAGGATTGGGAATTGGTCGAATTGCAGCTGCTTTAGCAGAGGATGACCTCAAGACAGGGCGATTAATACGGCTGCTAACTGATTATGAAGATGATAATGATGGAGGAATTTATGCCATCTTCCCACGGCATCGCTACCTATTGCCCAAGGTGAGAGTATTTATAGATTTTCTTGGAAATGAGCAGCAAAACCGGCACGATTAG
- a CDS encoding SDR family oxidoreductase — MGLMHYYAQHLISEGITANAIPPALIDTDIIAALSGIPITIPIGRFGTPEEVAEVAVMLACNGYITGQTINVNGGLYLA; from the coding sequence CTGGGGCTGATGCACTATTATGCTCAGCATTTGATATCTGAGGGAATCACAGCAAATGCAATTCCCCCTGCGTTAATAGATACGGATATAATCGCGGCTCTAAGCGGCATTCCGATCACCATTCCGATTGGGCGTTTCGGAACACCCGAAGAAGTGGCAGAAGTCGCTGTGATGTTAGCATGCAACGGTTACATCACAGGCCAGACAATCAATGTCAACGGAGGTTTGTACTTGGCATAG
- a CDS encoding nuclear transport factor 2 family protein, with translation MSNKNTELLLQWASLWSSGNVESFLGLFAEDCYYEDVAFSMVSKGKEQLRNFFASTRTALPDLKMNVQSCFASEKNGAVEWIMQGTHREAFHDVPATNQMIEVRGVTFIDLENGKIKTNKDYYNLVTVLKQIGMFLEP, from the coding sequence GTGAGCAACAAGAACACAGAACTGCTTCTGCAATGGGCAAGTTTATGGTCTTCTGGAAATGTAGAATCGTTTCTAGGACTTTTCGCAGAGGACTGCTACTACGAAGATGTGGCGTTTAGTATGGTGAGCAAAGGCAAAGAGCAACTGAGAAACTTCTTTGCCTCTACACGCACTGCACTGCCTGACTTAAAAATGAATGTACAGTCCTGTTTTGCATCAGAAAAAAATGGAGCAGTGGAATGGATCATGCAAGGGACTCACAGAGAAGCCTTTCATGATGTACCCGCTACCAATCAAATGATCGAGGTGCGCGGTGTTACATTTATTGACTTAGAAAATGGAAAAATCAAAACCAACAAGGATTACTACAACCTTGTTACTGTATTGAAGCAAATCGGAATGTTTCTAGAGCCATAG
- a CDS encoding TetR/AcrR family transcriptional regulator, with amino-acid sequence MSIRYRMIKRQESTKLERQDWINAGLTVLAESGIEAVKVEPLAKLIKVTKGSFYWHFKNRDDLLEAILQEWVGCETNSLIEKVEAMGGDATTKLLHLFELAIQIDGRLENAIRAWATKSTKVAEVMVQVDQSRLDYTRNLFLEVGFTPLEATVRAQMAYYSLVGEFTVGIRPNQAERLAEVRIEHAILTRRDK; translated from the coding sequence ATGTCAATACGCTACCGTATGATAAAGCGCCAAGAGAGCACAAAGCTTGAGCGACAGGACTGGATTAATGCTGGATTGACGGTTCTTGCGGAGAGTGGAATTGAAGCTGTCAAGGTAGAACCACTTGCCAAGCTAATCAAGGTGACAAAGGGTAGTTTTTACTGGCATTTCAAGAATCGAGATGATTTGCTAGAAGCGATTTTGCAGGAATGGGTTGGATGTGAAACCAATAGTTTGATTGAGAAGGTTGAGGCAATGGGTGGAGATGCAACTACCAAATTGCTTCACTTATTTGAACTAGCGATTCAAATTGATGGTCGCTTAGAAAATGCGATTCGGGCTTGGGCTACAAAAAGCACAAAAGTTGCTGAGGTTATGGTTCAAGTTGATCAGAGCCGTCTAGATTACACACGAAATTTATTTTTGGAAGTTGGCTTTACACCATTAGAGGCGACAGTTCGTGCTCAAATGGCTTACTACTCACTAGTTGGCGAATTCACGGTGGGAATAAGACCTAACCAGGCTGAACGCCTAGCAGAGGTAAGAATTGAGCACGCTATCCTTACTAGACGAGATAAATGA
- a CDS encoding GNAT family N-acetyltransferase encodes MKALESGYKIRSARVEELTLLSYIEQSAAGLFLDTPYSFLVDAAPLPLDFVQQRFYVGQVWVAVDQYDAVVGYAITCKVDDTLYLQQIDVDPEHGQRGLGSALVNTVCAWAKLQGYRVVSLSTFRDIPWNAPFYSKLGFRILDESELTIGFQEIRLKELEAGLPISKRVVMHCELKPINHPTTPE; translated from the coding sequence ATGAAAGCCCTTGAATCAGGCTACAAAATCCGCTCCGCTCGTGTTGAAGAATTAACTCTGCTATCTTACATCGAACAGTCAGCTGCTGGTCTGTTTCTTGATACTCCCTATTCATTTTTGGTTGACGCTGCACCACTGCCACTAGACTTTGTGCAGCAACGATTCTATGTCGGGCAGGTATGGGTTGCAGTTGACCAATATGATGCGGTCGTCGGGTATGCTATCACTTGCAAGGTTGATGACACACTCTACCTCCAACAAATAGATGTTGATCCTGAACATGGGCAGAGGGGGCTTGGATCTGCCTTGGTTAATACGGTTTGTGCTTGGGCAAAACTTCAGGGCTATCGTGTAGTATCGTTGTCAACCTTTCGAGATATCCCCTGGAACGCTCCTTTCTACTCAAAGCTGGGATTTCGCATTCTGGACGAATCTGAACTGACAATTGGTTTTCAAGAGATTAGATTGAAAGAGTTGGAAGCTGGATTACCAATATCTAAGCGGGTTGTCATGCATTGTGAGTTAAAGCCAATTAACCATCCCACTACACCGGAATGA